DNA sequence from the Sphingomonas taxi genome:
AGTCGGTGCGCACCGGTTCCACCTCGGCCAAGAAGAACGAGCTCGCCGGTGGCGGCGTCATCATCGCCGTACTGGCGGTCGCTGCCGTGGCAGCCGGCATCGTTGCCGTCGCTTCGGACGACGACAAGGCCGACAGCAACTAAGATCCGTTTTCCGCGGTCGTCGCCTGTGGGCGCGGCCGCCGGTCACGGCAGCGCCACGGGCGCTCGCAAAGGGGGCTACGGCCCCCTTTGTTGTGTCTGCGGGCGGGACACGTCGTCGCGCTGGTCGGTCAGGCGCGCCGGGCCGCGGCCCCATCGGCCCATCAGCGCGCGCACCAGTCCGCCGCGCCGGTAATAGGCATCGTGCCACTCGGCGGCACGCCGCTGCTGCACGCGCCGGTCGTAGCGCAACGCGAGACACAGGCTGGCGATCAGCACCGCGATTCCGGCGAGGATCAGGGCATCGCTTGCGGAAAGATGTTCCCAATACATTCTCAAGCGCCCCATCGGGCGCCCTGCCGGCCCGGGAGTTGACGAGCCCGCCGGCAGGGCGTGGTACAGACATGCCGGTCGGGACGCCGGCGAGCAACCGCAATCGCTATAGGGTCTTGCGCCGGAATCCCGTTCCGAAACAAATCAACTCACGCCGCACGGCTTCGCTCCGCCCGGCGCATCGCTACTAAGCACCGCCGGCAGCGGGCATCAGGCGCGCTTCGTCGCCAGCACCACCGGCGTCGCGGCGACGCCGGGCACGGGCAGGTCCTTGATCCGTCGCGCGCGGATGGCGCCGGAGGGACCGGCCATGTTGACGTACAGGCCGTTGGGCTCGGTATCCTCGACGACCAGCGCCTTGGCGCCGATCTCGCAGCCCGCGCCGATCGTGACGCCGGGATTGATCGTCACGTCGGTCATCACCCAGCTGCCCGCCTTGATCGTGATCGGCGAGTCGATCGTCTCCTGCGACGAGCGCCGCTTGGGATTGCCGGTGTGATGATGCGTGCTGGTGGTGAAGGTGACGCCCGACGAGACGCGCGCGCCCGCCTCGAAGATCAGCGGCGCGGCACCGTCGTAGCGGGCGAAGCAGTTGAGCATCGCATCCGGTCCCATCACGATGTCGGCGCTGTCGAGCCAGCAGGAATGACGGATGGTGGCGGTCGGGTGGATCCGCGCGCCTGCGAAATTGAGCAGGTGCCGCCGCAAGCCGTCGGAGATGAACACCGAGCCCTGGATGCGCAGGATCAGGGCGCGCAGCTTCGTTCGTTTCCAACGAATCTGGGTCATCGGCTGTCTCCCGGCACACTACGGTCATCGTCGTTTTCGACGGAACTCGGGCACGAATGTTGTCCTAAAGCTACAGACCCATTTTGTCATCAGTCAAATGATTCTGTCCGATCGGCGTCACGGTCGATCGCATGACAATCCGATGGCCACGAACATACGGAACGCGACGTTAACCTTCTCCGGCTACACGCAGACTCGGTCGGAAAGACCATGGAAGGGATTGCCGGACTGACCTGCCCGCCCAGTATCTGGTGGGTGGGTCAGTTTACCCACAAACCCCTGCCCTGCCGCGGCCGTCACACCCGCGCGCTGTCGACGACGCGCCGCGCCGTCGGTGCGCTCCGCTCGTAATAATAGAGCGCGGGCGCCTCATAGGTGATCAGATACAGGCGGCCGCGGATGATCGCGCCGAACGCCTCGCCGCGCCGGTGCAGCGATTCGTCGAGACGGATATAGCTGTAGGTGAAATGGACGCCGTCGCTGCCGGCGAAGCGTGCCGGCTCGACCCGCTCGATCGTCATCGCCGCGATGCCGCGCGCGACGCGATAGCTGTTCTCCAGCAAAATCGGGATGTCGGTGACCAGCATCGTCGCCGCCACGCGCGGCAACGGCCGCTCCTTCCGGTTGACCTCTCGGAACAGCGTCTTGCCGTCGGCGATCCCGCCATAGAAGGTCAGTGCGTCGAGCTGGTCGCCGTCGCGCGTCCAGCGTTCCGCATAGCGTCCGGGGCGAACGCCGAGCCTGTTCCATTCGGCGTCAGGCTGTACGGTCAGCACCGATCCGGCGACGGCGATGCGCTGCCCCGCCGGGATGAGCGTGTTGGCGGCGTGGACCGGCGCCGCGAGAGCGAGCGCCGCGGCGGCGAGCGCGATGGAGGGGAAGCGGCGCAACGTCATCGGCAAGCCTCATGAAGCGATCAGGGTGGAGATCAGCGGCGCATCGCCCGCATCGGGCTTGCGCCGAAGATAGTCGCGCAGCGCCGCCTTGCCCGGCTCGGCCTGGTTGCCGCGCAACAGCGCGAGGCCGAGCCCGCGATAGGCTTCCGGCGGCGCGTCGCCACGGCCGATCGCGTCGCGATAGAAACCGGCGGCGCTCACCAGATCGCGCGGATTGCCGCGTTCGCGATACAATTCGCCCCGCGCGAACAGGAGCGGCGTCGTCCAGCCGTCCGCCGCCAGTTGCGCGAGCAGATATTCGCTGCCGCCGAAGTCGTTGCGCTTGATCTGGTCGGCGAGCAGGCGCGGCAGCCATGGCGCGACCGCCGCGCGATACCGCGCCGCCTCGTCCGCGCCGTGGACGCCGATCGCCGCCGCCGCGGCACGCAGATAGGTGGCGCGGGTGAGATCGGTCGGATGCGTCGCGAAGAAACCGGCGGTGTAGCGTTGGTCGGGCTTGCGATAGCGGCCGATCGCGCTCGCGTCCGTCTCCGCCATGGCGCGCACCCAGATGTCCGCCGCCGCCGATGCCGGATAGGACGAGGCCGCTAGGTAGCGCAGGCCGAGCAGGTCCGCCGCTTTCTCCTGCGCGCGATCGAAGCGGTAGAAGCCGCCGATCGTCGCCACCTGCAAGGCGAAGCCGCCGCCGAGGATCGATGCCCAGGCGAGCAAAGCGTTGCCGCTGCGCCGGTGGCGGAAGCTCGCCACGGTATGACGCAGCTCGAAATGGCCGAATTCGTGGCCGAGCATCGCGCCGAGCTCCGCCTCGCTGTGCAGCCGCAGCAGCGCACCCGTCCACACCGTCATCATCCCGTTGGGATAGGTGGTCGCGTTGAACGCCGGGATGCGCACGATGTAGAGCCGGATCGCGGCGCAGCGATCGGCACCGACGGTGCGGCACAGGACGTCGCGGACGAAGGCGTTGAGCGCGGGATCGCGGATCACCTCCGGCGCATCGCGCAGCCGCCGCTCCTCTTCGTCGGCGATCATCCACGCACCACGCTCGTCGACATCGGTAGGCTGATAGGCGGGAACATAGGGCGGCAGCACCGGATCGGACGCCGCAGTCGCGGTCGAGACGATCAGCGCGGCGGCGATCAGGCGGCGCATCTCAAGGCGCTGCTGCGGGCTTGCCGGGGAAGCCGGCGAGCAACTGCCGCACGCGCTTCTCGGCGCCGGCGGCATCGCGGACGTCCCCGCCCATCTGCCAATCGGCGTTGAGCCACACCAGATCGCCGGTACGCAGATCGACCAGCCCGGCGAACCCCCGGTGTACCCCGGCGGTGACCGGCACCCGCGCGAGTGCGGCGAAGATCTGCAACACCTTGCGTCCGGTCGAACCGAAATGATCCTCGGTCGAGACGAACAGCGCGTAATCGGCGCCGGCGAGGCCGGGCAGCGTCGCAACCTCCGGCCCGAGGCTCCAGGCGAACTGGTCCTTGCGCTTCTTGGTCGGCAGCCGGTTGCCGACGAAGAACTGATATTCGATCACCGACGCCGCGACCGTATCGAACAGCGCCTGATATTCGGCAAGCCGCGCGGCGTCCGCGCCGACGGGCTCGACATAATCGGTCACGTCGTTGCCGAGCCGCCGCTCCGCCGTACGCAACGCGGCGCCAAGTGCGTCGCGTGCCTGTGCGGTCCAGTCGGCATTGGGTTCGAACATCCCCGCGGTCGATTGCGCCCCGACCTGGATCGAAGGCCGGATCAGCACGATATGCGCCGATCCCGGCGTCAGCGTGAAACCCGGCTTGACGCCGGACTTCTCCTGCGCCGACGCCGACGACGCCCCGACCAGCAACCAGACCACCATAATGATCCGAACAATCTGCAAGTTACCGCCCCCGGCCATCGGACTGCTATCCGACTCGCAACTTTGCATATCACACAGAGTCGAGATTTAGAACTGCGACTTTAGCCCTAGTTTCTGCCTATTGCTTCACCGTCGAGCTACAACACATGGGTGGCCCGTCTAATATATTGATTGCGTTGCCATTCGCAGACGTGACGCGCCCGATCACCGGGTCGGCACCAAACCGGCGCACGGGCGTTACGATCGCGCAATGGTTTCACGCCACCTGAAAGTCGCCAGCTACAATATCCACAAGGGCGTCGGTCTCGACCGTCGCCGCAACCCGGAACGGGTGCTGGAGGTGCTGCGTGAGATCGACGCCGACGTCATCGCCTTGCAAGAGGCGGACCGCCGCTTCGGCACGCGCGAATCGGTGCTGCCGACGCATCTGCTCGACGAGCACAGCGACTGGAAGCCGGTCGAATTCGGCATGCGCGCGCTGTCGATGGGCTGGCACGGCAACGTCATCCTCGTGCGCAAGTCGGCGCGGGTGGTCGAGCGCGCGCCGATCCATTTGCCCTCGCTCGAACCGCGCGGCGCGGTGATGGCGGATATCGAGACGCATGCCGGCATGCTGCGCGTCGTCGGCATGCACCTCGACCTCTCCGGCCTGTGGCGGCGGCGGCAGGCGGCGGCGATCATGGCACATGTCGAGACCGCGACGCTGCGCCATCCGACCGTGCTGATGGGCGACCTCAACGAATGGACCGCCGCGGCAGGGTGCCTGCGCGACTTCTGCCGCGACTATCGCATGGCCGCGACCGGGCCGAGCTTCCACGCGCGCCGGCCGGTCGGGCGGCTCGACCGGATCATGGTGTCGCCCGAGCTGACCGTCGCCGAGTGCGGCGTCCATGCCAGCGCCGCGGCGCGCAAGACCTCGGATCATCTGCCGATCTGGGCGACGCTGGCGCCCGCCTGATGCGCGAGAAGGAACTGCGCCTCGCCCTGGTCTGCTACGGCGGGATCAGCCTTGCGGTCTATATGCACGGCATCACCAAGGAGGTGTGGCATCTGGTGCGCGCGAGCTGCGCCTACCATGCCGGCGATGCGCGGGAGGGCGGCAGCGAAGCGGTCTATGCCGCGCTGATCGAGGAGATCGAGGCGCTCGCCGGCATCCGGCTGCGCGTTCTCGCCGACATCATCGCCGGTGCGTCGGCGGGCGGGATCAACGGCATCTTCCTCGCGCAGGCGATCGCCACCGGGCAGAGCCTCGAACCGCTCACCGATCTGTGGCTGACCTCCGCCGATGTCGAGGCGCTGATCGATCCCGATGCCGCACCCGCCAGCCGCTTCTCGAAACTATGGGCGCTGCCGCTCGCCTGGGTCGCGGCGGGGCGCAGCAAGGACAAGGTCGAGGCGCTCGACGAGGCGACGCAGGACGAGGTGCGGACCAAATTGTCGCATTTCGTCCGCTCGCGCTGGTTCG
Encoded proteins:
- a CDS encoding acyltransferase — its product is MTQIRWKRTKLRALILRIQGSVFISDGLRRHLLNFAGARIHPTATIRHSCWLDSADIVMGPDAMLNCFARYDGAAPLIFEAGARVSSGVTFTTSTHHHTGNPKRRSSQETIDSPITIKAGSWVMTDVTINPGVTIGAGCEIGAKALVVEDTEPNGLYVNMAGPSGAIRARRIKDLPVPGVAATPVVLATKRA
- a CDS encoding M48 family metallopeptidase, which produces MRRLIAAALIVSTATAASDPVLPPYVPAYQPTDVDERGAWMIADEEERRLRDAPEVIRDPALNAFVRDVLCRTVGADRCAAIRLYIVRIPAFNATTYPNGMMTVWTGALLRLHSEAELGAMLGHEFGHFELRHTVASFRHRRSGNALLAWASILGGGFALQVATIGGFYRFDRAQEKAADLLGLRYLAASSYPASAAADIWVRAMAETDASAIGRYRKPDQRYTAGFFATHPTDLTRATYLRAAAAAIGVHGADEAARYRAAVAPWLPRLLADQIKRNDFGGSEYLLAQLAADGWTTPLLFARGELYRERGNPRDLVSAAGFYRDAIGRGDAPPEAYRGLGLALLRGNQAEPGKAALRDYLRRKPDAGDAPLISTLIAS
- a CDS encoding endonuclease/exonuclease/phosphatase family protein → MVSRHLKVASYNIHKGVGLDRRRNPERVLEVLREIDADVIALQEADRRFGTRESVLPTHLLDEHSDWKPVEFGMRALSMGWHGNVILVRKSARVVERAPIHLPSLEPRGAVMADIETHAGMLRVVGMHLDLSGLWRRRQAAAIMAHVETATLRHPTVLMGDLNEWTAAAGCLRDFCRDYRMAATGPSFHARRPVGRLDRIMVSPELTVAECGVHASAAARKTSDHLPIWATLAPA